One part of the Phragmites australis chromosome 3, lpPhrAust1.1, whole genome shotgun sequence genome encodes these proteins:
- the LOC133912507 gene encoding uncharacterized protein LOC133912507 isoform X1 translates to MALNSPYQEPQKRRYWEWWYSIIRGWKKKLSFLLQSLPLTPTPSPPPISCHSQQPSSLLLQYTLLQRHHSTAAAAAEASLLPQISTRRDAALLASRRLQLATLCRQWSTTARLAAGSAGWGSGASTTAGGAGSARRAATTSSAAAIATTSPRKTATRSTGTRFNRLSVSFVTPSSRLRRCAATAAFAWGSTSAGRANSSTMMLTRSNTTAKIAGSAVTDLTEIVLSFNRVGGKGNFFHCQKCGSCYSTTLRDKHCCIENSMKNNCPICYEYLFDSLREASVLRCGHTMHLQCFHEMLKHDKFSCPICSTSIFDMDKFLRALEGEMEASYYYMGKGWIVCNDCRDTTQIFSGVAGHKCCHCQSYNTCMVAPPVLP, encoded by the exons ATGGCATTAAATAGTCCTTACCAAGAACCCCAGAAAAGAAGGTACTGGGAGTGGTGGTACAGTATCATTCGGGGGTGGAAGAAGAAGCTTTCCTTCCTTTTACAGTCACTGCCTTTGACGCCGACCCCATCCCCACCTCCCATTTCTTGCCATTCCCAGCAACCCTCTAGTCTACTACTACAGTATACACTACTACAGCGCCACCACAGcacagcggcagcggcagcggaaGCCTCCCTCCTTCCCCAGATCTCAACGCGACGCGACGCCGCCCTCCTCGCCTCAAGAAGACTCCAACTGGCCACGCTATGCCGCCAATGGAGCACGACGGCGAGGCTCGCCGCGGGTTCGGCAGGATGGGGTTCGG GTGCAAGCACTACAGCCGGAGGTGCCGGATCCGCGCGCCGTGCTGCAACGACGTCTTCGGCTGCCGCCATTGCCACAACGAGTCCACG AAAGACGGCCACGAGGTCGACCGGCACGCGGTTCAATCG GTTATCTGTCTCGTTTGTGACACCGAGCAGCCG GTTGCGCAGGTGTGCTGCAACTGCGGCGTTTGCATGGGGGAGTACTTCTGCAGGACGTGCAAATTCTTCGACGATGAT GTTGACAAGGAGCAATACCACTGCAAAGATTGCGGGATCTGCAG TTACCGACCTGACTGAAATTGTGCTGAGTTTCAACAGAGTTGGAGGGAAGGGCAACTTCTTCCACTGCCAGAAGTGTG GATCGTGCTACTCGACCACCCTGCGCGACAAGCACTGCTGCATCGAGAACTCGATGAAGAACAACTGCCCCATCTGCTACGAG TACCTGTTTGACTCGTTGAGAGAGGCGTCCGTCCTGCGATGTGGGCACACGATGCACTTGCAATGCTTCCACGAGATGTTGAAGCACGACAA GTTCTCTTGTCCCATATGCTCGACTTCTATCTTCGACATGGACAAGTTCTTGAGGGCCTTGGAAGGCGAG ATGGAAGCAAGCTACTATTACATGGGAAAG GGATGGATCGTGTGCAACGACTGCAGGGACACGACGCAGATCTTCTCCGGCGTGGCGGGCCACAAGTGCTGCCACTGCCAGTCGTACAACACATGCATGGTCGCTCCCCCGGTCCTCCCGTAG
- the LOC133912507 gene encoding uncharacterized protein LOC133912507 isoform X2 encodes MALNSPYQEPQKRRYWEWWYSIIRGWKKKLSFLLQSLPLTPTPSPPPISCHSQQPSSLLLQYTLLQRHHSTAAAAAEASLLPQISTRRDAALLASRRLQLATLCRQWSTTARLAAGSAGWGASTTAGGAGSARRAATTSSAAAIATTSPRKTATRSTGTRFNRLSVSFVTPSSRLRRCAATAAFAWGSTSAGRANSSTMMLTRSNTTAKIAGSAVTDLTEIVLSFNRVGGKGNFFHCQKCGSCYSTTLRDKHCCIENSMKNNCPICYEYLFDSLREASVLRCGHTMHLQCFHEMLKHDKFSCPICSTSIFDMDKFLRALEGEMEASYYYMGKGWIVCNDCRDTTQIFSGVAGHKCCHCQSYNTCMVAPPVLP; translated from the exons ATGGCATTAAATAGTCCTTACCAAGAACCCCAGAAAAGAAGGTACTGGGAGTGGTGGTACAGTATCATTCGGGGGTGGAAGAAGAAGCTTTCCTTCCTTTTACAGTCACTGCCTTTGACGCCGACCCCATCCCCACCTCCCATTTCTTGCCATTCCCAGCAACCCTCTAGTCTACTACTACAGTATACACTACTACAGCGCCACCACAGcacagcggcagcggcagcggaaGCCTCCCTCCTTCCCCAGATCTCAACGCGACGCGACGCCGCCCTCCTCGCCTCAAGAAGACTCCAACTGGCCACGCTATGCCGCCAATGGAGCACGACGGCGAGGCTCGCCGCGGGTTCGGCAGGATGGG GTGCAAGCACTACAGCCGGAGGTGCCGGATCCGCGCGCCGTGCTGCAACGACGTCTTCGGCTGCCGCCATTGCCACAACGAGTCCACG AAAGACGGCCACGAGGTCGACCGGCACGCGGTTCAATCG GTTATCTGTCTCGTTTGTGACACCGAGCAGCCG GTTGCGCAGGTGTGCTGCAACTGCGGCGTTTGCATGGGGGAGTACTTCTGCAGGACGTGCAAATTCTTCGACGATGAT GTTGACAAGGAGCAATACCACTGCAAAGATTGCGGGATCTGCAG TTACCGACCTGACTGAAATTGTGCTGAGTTTCAACAGAGTTGGAGGGAAGGGCAACTTCTTCCACTGCCAGAAGTGTG GATCGTGCTACTCGACCACCCTGCGCGACAAGCACTGCTGCATCGAGAACTCGATGAAGAACAACTGCCCCATCTGCTACGAG TACCTGTTTGACTCGTTGAGAGAGGCGTCCGTCCTGCGATGTGGGCACACGATGCACTTGCAATGCTTCCACGAGATGTTGAAGCACGACAA GTTCTCTTGTCCCATATGCTCGACTTCTATCTTCGACATGGACAAGTTCTTGAGGGCCTTGGAAGGCGAG ATGGAAGCAAGCTACTATTACATGGGAAAG GGATGGATCGTGTGCAACGACTGCAGGGACACGACGCAGATCTTCTCCGGCGTGGCGGGCCACAAGTGCTGCCACTGCCAGTCGTACAACACATGCATGGTCGCTCCCCCGGTCCTCCCGTAG
- the LOC133912507 gene encoding E3 ubiquitin-protein ligase SRFP1 isoform X3, whose amino-acid sequence MPPMEHDGEARRGFGRMGCKHYSRRCRIRAPCCNDVFGCRHCHNESTKDGHEVDRHAVQSVICLVCDTEQPVAQVCCNCGVCMGEYFCRTCKFFDDDVDKEQYHCKDCGICRVGGKGNFFHCQKCGSCYSTTLRDKHCCIENSMKNNCPICYEYLFDSLREASVLRCGHTMHLQCFHEMLKHDKFSCPICSTSIFDMDKFLRALEGEMEASYYYMGKGWIVCNDCRDTTQIFSGVAGHKCCHCQSYNTCMVAPPVLP is encoded by the exons ATGCCGCCAATGGAGCACGACGGCGAGGCTCGCCGCGGGTTCGGCAGGATGGG GTGCAAGCACTACAGCCGGAGGTGCCGGATCCGCGCGCCGTGCTGCAACGACGTCTTCGGCTGCCGCCATTGCCACAACGAGTCCACG AAAGACGGCCACGAGGTCGACCGGCACGCGGTTCAATCG GTTATCTGTCTCGTTTGTGACACCGAGCAGCCG GTTGCGCAGGTGTGCTGCAACTGCGGCGTTTGCATGGGGGAGTACTTCTGCAGGACGTGCAAATTCTTCGACGATGAT GTTGACAAGGAGCAATACCACTGCAAAGATTGCGGGATCTGCAG AGTTGGAGGGAAGGGCAACTTCTTCCACTGCCAGAAGTGTG GATCGTGCTACTCGACCACCCTGCGCGACAAGCACTGCTGCATCGAGAACTCGATGAAGAACAACTGCCCCATCTGCTACGAG TACCTGTTTGACTCGTTGAGAGAGGCGTCCGTCCTGCGATGTGGGCACACGATGCACTTGCAATGCTTCCACGAGATGTTGAAGCACGACAA GTTCTCTTGTCCCATATGCTCGACTTCTATCTTCGACATGGACAAGTTCTTGAGGGCCTTGGAAGGCGAG ATGGAAGCAAGCTACTATTACATGGGAAAG GGATGGATCGTGTGCAACGACTGCAGGGACACGACGCAGATCTTCTCCGGCGTGGCGGGCCACAAGTGCTGCCACTGCCAGTCGTACAACACATGCATGGTCGCTCCCCCGGTCCTCCCGTAG
- the LOC133912507 gene encoding E3 ubiquitin-protein ligase SRFP1 isoform X4: protein MEHDGEARRGFGRMGFGCKHYSRRCRIRAPCCNDVFGCRHCHNESTKDGHEVDRHAVQSVICLVCDTEQPVAQVCCNCGVCMGEYFCRTCKFFDDDVDKEQYHCKDCGICRVGGKGNFFHCQKCGSCYSTTLRDKHCCIENSMKNNCPICYEYLFDSLREASVLRCGHTMHLQCFHEMLKHDKFSCPICSTSIFDMDKFLRALEGEMEASYYYMGKGWIVCNDCRDTTQIFSGVAGHKCCHCQSYNTCMVAPPVLP, encoded by the exons ATGGAGCACGACGGCGAGGCTCGCCGCGGGTTCGGCAGGATGGGGTTCGG GTGCAAGCACTACAGCCGGAGGTGCCGGATCCGCGCGCCGTGCTGCAACGACGTCTTCGGCTGCCGCCATTGCCACAACGAGTCCACG AAAGACGGCCACGAGGTCGACCGGCACGCGGTTCAATCG GTTATCTGTCTCGTTTGTGACACCGAGCAGCCG GTTGCGCAGGTGTGCTGCAACTGCGGCGTTTGCATGGGGGAGTACTTCTGCAGGACGTGCAAATTCTTCGACGATGAT GTTGACAAGGAGCAATACCACTGCAAAGATTGCGGGATCTGCAG AGTTGGAGGGAAGGGCAACTTCTTCCACTGCCAGAAGTGTG GATCGTGCTACTCGACCACCCTGCGCGACAAGCACTGCTGCATCGAGAACTCGATGAAGAACAACTGCCCCATCTGCTACGAG TACCTGTTTGACTCGTTGAGAGAGGCGTCCGTCCTGCGATGTGGGCACACGATGCACTTGCAATGCTTCCACGAGATGTTGAAGCACGACAA GTTCTCTTGTCCCATATGCTCGACTTCTATCTTCGACATGGACAAGTTCTTGAGGGCCTTGGAAGGCGAG ATGGAAGCAAGCTACTATTACATGGGAAAG GGATGGATCGTGTGCAACGACTGCAGGGACACGACGCAGATCTTCTCCGGCGTGGCGGGCCACAAGTGCTGCCACTGCCAGTCGTACAACACATGCATGGTCGCTCCCCCGGTCCTCCCGTAG
- the LOC133912507 gene encoding uncharacterized protein LOC133912507 isoform X5, with product MALNSPYQEPQKRRYWEWWYSIIRGWKKKLSFLLQSLPLTPTPSPPPISCHSQQPSSLLLQYTLLQRHHSTAAAAAEASLLPQISTRRDAALLASRRLQLATLCRQWSTTARLAAGSAGWGSGASTTAGGAGSARRAATTSSAAAIATTSPRKTATRSTGTRFNRLSVSFVTPSSRLRRCAATAAFAWGSTSAGRANSSTMMLTRSNTTAKIAGSAELEGRATSSTARSVDRATRPPCATSTAASRTR from the exons ATGGCATTAAATAGTCCTTACCAAGAACCCCAGAAAAGAAGGTACTGGGAGTGGTGGTACAGTATCATTCGGGGGTGGAAGAAGAAGCTTTCCTTCCTTTTACAGTCACTGCCTTTGACGCCGACCCCATCCCCACCTCCCATTTCTTGCCATTCCCAGCAACCCTCTAGTCTACTACTACAGTATACACTACTACAGCGCCACCACAGcacagcggcagcggcagcggaaGCCTCCCTCCTTCCCCAGATCTCAACGCGACGCGACGCCGCCCTCCTCGCCTCAAGAAGACTCCAACTGGCCACGCTATGCCGCCAATGGAGCACGACGGCGAGGCTCGCCGCGGGTTCGGCAGGATGGGGTTCGG GTGCAAGCACTACAGCCGGAGGTGCCGGATCCGCGCGCCGTGCTGCAACGACGTCTTCGGCTGCCGCCATTGCCACAACGAGTCCACG AAAGACGGCCACGAGGTCGACCGGCACGCGGTTCAATCG GTTATCTGTCTCGTTTGTGACACCGAGCAGCCG GTTGCGCAGGTGTGCTGCAACTGCGGCGTTTGCATGGGGGAGTACTTCTGCAGGACGTGCAAATTCTTCGACGATGAT GTTGACAAGGAGCAATACCACTGCAAAGATTGCGGGATCTGCAG AGTTGGAGGGAAGGGCAACTTCTTCCACTGCCAGAAGTGTG GATCGTGCTACTCGACCACCCTGCGCGACAAGCACTGCTGCATCGAGAACTCGATGA